The nucleotide window CTTGCCTTTTTCCACGAGGTAAGTGGCCAGCTCCGAGGCCTTGACCTTGCCGACGTTCCGGGCCGCGTGAACCGTGCCAGCCGGGATAAACAGGACCTCGCCGGCTTTGAGCGTAACCGGGGGTTGGCCATCGACCTGGTACTGCAGCTCGCCTTCCAGAACGTAGATGAGTTCTTCCCCGGGGTGGTTGTGCCGCCCAAAGGCCGCGCCCGGGTCAAACTCGATGCGGGTTTGCACGGCCTCGCGGCCGGGCGTGGCCAGATCATGCCGCTGCAGCGCCACGCGCCGAATGCCCGTGGGTAGTGGTTGGGTTTGGGCCCGGGCGGGCGCAGAAGCCAGACAGGCGGCTACTACCGCCAGCGTAAGGGTGCCGGAAAGCAGGTGCTTTTTCATTTTCTGATCTATTAAGAGGTGAAAATCAGGGTGCAGCGGTAGTGGCAGACGAAGCCCATCTATCCTTTAGCGCTGCTTTGTCAAGCCCAAAGTACCCACTAGGGAAAGCTCGGCGCTAAGGTTGTTCAGCTCCTTGGTGGCCACGGGCAGCTCGTTGCCATTGAAGTAGCGGTGGTAGCTGGCCCCGGCTTCTAGCGCCAAAAACGGCGTCACCTGATAGCCAAGGCCTACCTCGGCTGCGGCTGTCAAGAAGGAGCTCTTACTGTCTGCTAGTCCTTCCAGGCTGCTGCCTTGGTGTAAGGTGCCAATACCTGCCTGAATATCGCCCAGCGCGTAGGCACTAGAGGCAATGTGCCACTTGGCCCCGCCACGCACGGCATACTCAGCCAGCCGGGTGTGGCCCGAACCCAGGCCAGGCGTTGTCAGTAGGTTTTTGGGCGCGAGGCTGGTCAGCTGCGCGAAGCCGACCCGCCACTTGTCGTGCAGCACTACCTGGATTTTGCTTCCCAGGCCGTAGTAATTGGCAAGGCGGCTGTCAGTAGTCTGAAAGCGGTAACTGTTTACCACGCCAACGGACAGGGCCACGGGCGCAGCGGGCTGCTGGGCGAGGGTCGGCAGGGTCGTGGCCAGCAACAGGCCGGCGGTAGGAAGTGCAATTCTCAACATAGCGTTCAGGTGCTTTTGTGAGGAAGCAAAAGTAGATGGCCTCCTGGCCGGGTGCACGCAGCTTTTGACCAGTGGTAGCTATCCGTTGACGAACTGCGCCGGCCGGCAGACTTTTGACGAGCAGCTTTCTGGCATTGACGAACCGTTTGGGTCCCTTCACTTATCGTCCGTTCTTTGCGCTTCTCCGATGGTCGTCCTTACTCATGGAAAGCAAGCGTAAAATCACCTCCTTCTTCTGGGCGCTCTTTTTCCTGGGTATCCTGCTGCAACTGGCTAC belongs to Hymenobacter cellulosilyticus and includes:
- a CDS encoding cupin domain-containing protein, giving the protein MKKHLLSGTLTLAVVAACLASAPARAQTQPLPTGIRRVALQRHDLATPGREAVQTRIEFDPGAAFGRHNHPGEELIYVLEGELQYQVDGQPPVTLKAGEVLFIPAGTVHAARNVGKVKASELATYLVEKGKPILTLVKD